One genomic region from Ochotona princeps isolate mOchPri1 chromosome 5, mOchPri1.hap1, whole genome shotgun sequence encodes:
- the B3GALT1 gene encoding beta-1,3-galactosyltransferase 1: MASKVSCLYVLTVVCWASALWYLSVTRPTSSYTGSKPFSHLTVARKNFTFGNIRTRPINPHSFDFLINEPNKCEKNIPFLVILISTTHKEFDARQAIRETWGDENNFKGIKIATLFLLGKNADPVLNQMVEQESQIFHDIIVEDFIDSYHNLTLKTLMGMRWVATFCSKAKYVMKTDSDIFVNMDNLIYKLLKPSTKPRRRYFTGYVINGGPIRDVRSKWYMPRDLYPDSNYPPFCSGTGYIFSADVAELIYKTSLHTRLLHLEDVYVGLCLRKLGIHPFQNSGFNHWKMAYSLCRYRRVITVHQISPEEMHRIWNDMSSKKHLRC, encoded by the coding sequence ATGGCTTCGAAAGTCTCCTGTTTATACGTCTTGACAGTTGTGTGCTGGGCCAGCGCTCTCTGGTACTTGAGTGTCACTCGTCCCACTTCTTCCTACACTGGCTCCAAGCCGTTCAGCCACCTAACAGTTGCCAGGAAAAATTTCACCTTTGGCAACATAAGAACTCGACCCATCAACCCTCATTCTTTTGACTTCCTTATAAATGAACCAAATAAATGTGAGAAAAACATTCCTTTCCTTGTTATCCTCATCAGCACCACCCACAAGGAATTTGACGCCCGCCAAGCAATCCGAGAGACGTGGGGGGATGAGAACAATTTTAAAGGGATCAAGATAGCCACTCTGTTCCTCTTGGGCAAGAATGCTGATCCTGTTCTGAATCAAATGGTGGAGCAGGAGAGCCAAATCTTCCATGACATCATCGTGGAGGACTTCATCGACTCCTACCACAACCTCACCCTCAAAACATTAATGGGCATGAGATGGGTGGCCACATTTTGTTCAAAAGCCAAGTATGTCATGAAAACAGACAGTGACATTTTTGTAAACATGGACAATCTTATTTATAAACTACTCAAACCCTCCACCAAGCCCCGAAGAAGGTATTTTACTGGCTATGTAATCAATGGAGGGCCCATCAGGGATGTCCGCAGTAAGTGGTACATGCCCAGAGATTTGTACCCTGACAGTAACTACCCGCCCTTCTGTTCGGGGACAGGCTACATCTTTTCAGCCGATGTGGCTGAACTCATTTACAAGACCTCACTCCACACAAGGTTGCTTCATCTTGAAGATGTGTATGTGGGACTGTGTCTCCGGAAGCTGGGCATACATCCCTTCCAGAACAGTGGCTTCAATCACTGGAAAATGGCCTACAGTTTGTGTAGGTATCGCCGTGTGATCACTGTGCATCAAATCTCGCCCGAAGAAATGCACAGAATTTGGAATGACATGTCAAGCAAGAAACATCTCAGATGTTAG